One window of Dermacentor andersoni chromosome 7, qqDerAnde1_hic_scaffold, whole genome shotgun sequence genomic DNA carries:
- the LOC126533499 gene encoding MAP3K12-binding inhibitory protein 1-like codes for MVEACLKQCTKVFSALLEAGVLHSFRFEYDTPCVEASTECSASLGSALDELIRRFQEYRDSLPFNTQQPTPKVDPKIVQIQVDRKVINDRIEAFITRKRKEVDEWNVQEFCCSKAGEVDGDAEQSCARVDSVFVPRSGGSSHVKVSRVVNQWGPMTKLMRPTTSHTQCPVKQEHSATIPEGIEERLRNMESHLKLKSGCAVPHDVYARLKQLEDRILYLEGISPDYFSTTAHMAPSAQASQSSDASRQYEDWSMSQIESRINLLQSRLREKAEAASEPSTSSMAL; via the exons ATGGTGGAAGCCTGTTTAAAGCAGTGTACGAAAGTGTTTTCAGCC CTCCTAGAGGCCGGCGTTTTGCATTCGTTTCGCTTCGAGTACGACACTCCTTGTGTAGAAGCGTCAACAGAATGCTCCGCTTCTCTGGGATCGGCATTAGACGAGCTGATTCGTCGCTTTCAGGAGTACAGG GACAGTCTACCATTCAACACCCAACAGCCCACCCCGAAAGTTGATCCCAAGATTGTTCAAATCCAGGTTGACCGGAAAGTG ATCAACGATAGGATTGAAGCATTTATAACCAGAAAACGGAAGGAAGTTGATGAATGGAATGTCCAGGAGTTCTGCTGCTCAAAAGCAGGCGAAGTCGACGGCGATGCAG AACAAAGTTGTGCCCGGGTTGATTCTGTCTTTGTGCCCAGGTCTGGTGGAAGCAGCCATGTAAAAG TTTCCAGGGTTGTGAACCAGTGGGGTCCGATGACTAAGCTCATGAGGCCTACAACTAGCCACACGCAATGCCCCGTTAAACAAGAGCATTCGGCCACTATACCAGAAGGAATCGAAGAAAGGTTGCGTAACATGGAGTCCCACTTGAAGCTGAAATCTG GGTGTGCTGTGCCCCATGACGTCTATGCTCGGCTCAAACAGCTGGAGGACAGAATCTTGTACCTTGAAGGAATATCGCCAGACTACTTCAGTACGACG GCTCACATGGCGCCTTCTGCTCAAGCTAGTCAGTCCAGTGACGCTTCAAGACAGTATGAG GATTGGAGCATGTCCCAGATTGAAAGCAGGATCAATCTCCTCCAGAGCCGCCTGAGAGAAAAGGCAGAAGCAGCATCGGAGCCATCCACTTCATCTATGGCACTGTGA